A single genomic interval of Koleobacter methoxysyntrophicus harbors:
- the fliI gene encoding flagellar protein export ATPase FliI, producing MTNKINFDRYLETLAEIDPVKVTGRIEQVVGLTIESFGPMVELGEICEIYSARNKRILAEVVGFKSNKVLLMPLGEIEGIGAGSEVVKTGRRLQVRVGEELLGRVLDGLGNPIDGKSPINTNKTYPVFNNPPHPLERKRIDSILSLGIKAIDGLITCAKGQRMGIFSGSGVGKSTLLGMIARNTAADLNVIALVGERGREVREFLEKDLGEEGLKRSVVVAATSDQPALIRAKGAFVATAIAEFFRDQGMDVMLLMDSLTRFAMAQREIGLAVGEPPVSRGYTPSVFAILPKLLERAGTAKKGSITGFYTVLVDGDDFDEPITDAVRGILDGHIVLTRELANKNHYPAIDVLKSISRLMLDIVSEEHRECAGIIKDLIATYREAEDLINIGAYSKGSNPKIDLSIKKINEINGFLKQDVFEKVPYEVTINLLRNLVS from the coding sequence ATGACAAATAAAATTAATTTTGATAGATATTTGGAAACCCTAGCGGAAATTGATCCGGTAAAAGTTACAGGTAGAATTGAACAAGTTGTTGGGCTTACAATTGAATCCTTTGGTCCAATGGTAGAGCTGGGGGAAATCTGTGAAATATATTCCGCAAGAAATAAACGGATTTTAGCAGAAGTAGTCGGCTTCAAAAGTAATAAAGTGCTGTTAATGCCTCTGGGAGAAATAGAAGGGATCGGCGCTGGGTCTGAAGTTGTTAAAACCGGGAGAAGACTTCAAGTACGAGTAGGAGAAGAACTTTTGGGAAGGGTGCTTGATGGGTTAGGTAACCCTATAGATGGGAAAAGCCCTATCAACACCAATAAAACATATCCTGTTTTTAATAATCCACCTCATCCCCTTGAGCGAAAGCGAATAGATTCTATTTTGAGTTTAGGAATAAAAGCCATAGATGGTTTAATAACTTGTGCTAAAGGTCAGAGAATGGGTATTTTTTCTGGAAGCGGTGTAGGTAAAAGTACTTTATTGGGGATGATTGCAAGGAATACAGCAGCTGATTTAAATGTGATTGCCCTGGTAGGTGAAAGAGGTAGGGAGGTAAGAGAATTTCTTGAAAAAGACCTGGGTGAAGAGGGCTTAAAACGCTCTGTTGTGGTTGCTGCAACTTCAGATCAACCTGCCTTAATCAGGGCAAAGGGGGCTTTTGTAGCTACTGCAATAGCTGAATTTTTCCGAGATCAAGGTATGGATGTAATGCTGTTAATGGATTCCCTAACACGATTTGCGATGGCTCAGCGCGAAATAGGGCTGGCTGTGGGAGAACCTCCGGTTTCGAGAGGATATACACCATCAGTATTTGCAATCTTACCCAAATTACTTGAAAGAGCCGGGACTGCAAAAAAGGGGAGTATTACCGGGTTTTATACAGTCCTAGTAGATGGTGATGATTTTGATGAACCCATAACAGATGCTGTTAGAGGCATTTTGGATGGCCACATAGTGTTGACAAGAGAATTGGCAAATAAAAACCATTACCCTGCTATAGATGTACTTAAAAGCATAAGCAGATTAATGCTTGATATTGTGAGTGAAGAACATAGAGAATGTGCCGGAATCATCAAAGATTTGATAGCTACCTACAGAGAAGCAGAAGATTTAATAAATATAGGAGCATATTCAAAAGGCAGCAATCCCAAAATAGACCTATCGATTAAAAAGATCAATGAAATAAACGGGTTTTTAAAACAAGATGTTTTCGAGAAGGTGCCTTATGAAGTCACAATTAATTTACTTAGAAACTTGGTATCTTGA
- a CDS encoding MotE family protein yields MARSVVKNLFLIAIIVFIALVLTAGGVLYFNLFNSRDIVTTFIVEKTEGLPIVGEFFVKTFGTTEEVISKAEAELMKLEEEKKKIEEEWKIINQRTSELDKREQDILKKEEEIKKKEQEVAELKKNLEIQLENVEQLATLYNEIKPSKVVEIFNNLDDELIIQIIQKMNRNHVAEILGGMDPKRVADITRKMSQN; encoded by the coding sequence ATGGCCAGGAGTGTTGTAAAAAATTTATTCTTAATAGCTATTATAGTTTTTATTGCTTTAGTATTAACAGCGGGCGGTGTATTATATTTTAATTTATTTAATTCAAGGGATATTGTAACAACTTTTATAGTAGAAAAAACCGAAGGTCTACCTATAGTTGGGGAGTTTTTTGTTAAAACCTTCGGAACGACAGAAGAAGTTATATCGAAGGCAGAAGCTGAACTTATGAAGTTGGAAGAAGAAAAGAAAAAAATAGAGGAAGAATGGAAGATTATAAATCAACGAACTTCAGAACTCGATAAAAGGGAACAGGATATTTTGAAAAAGGAAGAAGAAATTAAGAAAAAAGAACAAGAGGTTGCAGAATTGAAAAAAAACCTTGAAATACAGCTGGAAAACGTTGAACAATTAGCAACCCTGTATAATGAAATAAAACCGTCCAAAGTAGTTGAGATTTTCAATAATTTAGATGATGAATTAATAATACAAATAATCCAGAAAATGAATAGAAATCATGTAGCAGAAATATTGGGTGGCATGGACCCGAAACGGGTAGCTGATATTACCAGGAAAATGTCCCAGAATTAA
- the fliJ gene encoding flagellar export protein FliJ gives MKSFKFRLQQVLKTKGYIEDIKRNEFQKARSELDNKINALNSLVKEQDERFDNFVYMKQKGTRAIDLVLSNNYLLSLSQSIHIKKREIEIASKGLEKKRLELIEAVKEKKALDKLYVKQFERYREEILKADQKAADGRTLVSFSFKNRERY, from the coding sequence ATGAAATCCTTTAAATTTAGATTACAGCAGGTACTAAAAACAAAGGGATATATTGAAGATATAAAAAGGAATGAATTTCAAAAAGCAAGGTCTGAACTGGATAATAAAATAAATGCCCTAAACAGCTTGGTAAAGGAACAGGATGAGAGATTCGATAATTTTGTTTATATGAAACAAAAGGGAACAAGGGCCATAGATTTAGTATTATCAAACAATTATTTATTATCTCTTTCCCAATCTATACATATTAAAAAGAGAGAAATCGAAATTGCTTCTAAAGGTCTGGAAAAGAAAAGACTTGAATTAATAGAAGCAGTTAAGGAGAAGAAAGCCCTTGACAAGTTATATGTTAAACAGTTTGAAAGATATAGAGAAGAAATTCTGAAAGCAGATCAAAAAGCAGCTGATGGCAGGACATTAGTTTCCTTTTCATTTAAAAATAGGGAGAGATATTGA